CAATGCGATTATTATGACGCATATCAAGGCGCCGCATGCCCTTCGGAATCAAGGGATTATTCCCTTGGTTAAGCAACCCGTGGTATTGGAAGACCATTGTTTTATCGGGGTGAATGCGGTGATCATGCCAGGCGTGACCATTGGCCGAGGGTCCGTGGTGACGAGTGGTTCGGTGGTGCTGACCAACGTGCCGCCGGCGGTCATGGTGACTGGAAATCCTGCGAAGATTGTGAAACGCCTCAATCCTGTGTTATGAACCCCAATCAGATCATTCGGAAGTATTCGCAGTCGGCTCCCTACACGGGCAAGGATGTATTTTGCGTGGATTGGGAGGAATGGTTCCACATCGGCGGACTGGAAAATCCCTACGAGGACATTGGCCTTTGGGACAGCGCGACGCCTTCTGTGGTGGGTGATACGGACATTCTCTTGGATCTCCTTGCAGAATTCGGGCACAAGGCGACCTTCCTCTGCGTGGGTTGGGTCGCCGAAAAACACCCCGATGTGGTGCGCAAAATTGCTGCGGCAGGCCACGAAATCGGCTGCCATGGCTATTACCACAAGATGCTCTGGACACAAACCCCGGAGGAGTTCAAGGAAGAGATTAGCAGGACGCGGAAATTGTTACAAAACCTCAGCGGACAGGAGGTTACGACGTTTCGTGCCCCATGTTTTTCGATGACGCAGGAGACCTTTTGGGCGTATCCGATTCTGGCCGAATTGGGATTCAAGATCGATGTCTCCTTGGTTCCGGCCGCCCGCGACAATGGCGGCGTCGTCGGATTTGAGCGCGATCCTTTTTTGTTGCAAACGGAGTCCGGCGATATTGTGGTCTTTCCGGTGACGGTGATGAACCTTGCGGGCAAACTCACGCAATTCAGCGGCGGCGGGCACCTGCGCGCACTTCCCTCCCGCTTGATCGACTATGGCTTCAAACAAAACCATCAACAAGGCCGCCCTGTGATGGCGTATATCCATCCGCGGGAAGTGAATCCTGACCATCCGCGGGTGGAGGGATTGTCGTGGAAGAAGCGGTTTACATCTTACCACGGGATGAAGTCGGTCGTGCCGAAGTTGCGGCGGATGATGGCACGGCATTCGTTTGTGACGATCAGCGAATGTTTGAATCAGAATCTTGAGCAGAATTTACAGAATCACACCGCGGGTTGAATTGATTGGGATTGTCTGAACCAGAATCTTTAGATCAGCGAAGCTAATTTACAGGATTTGCAGAATCTTTAGATCGATGAAGGTAATTGGCAGAATCTTTCGTTCGGCGAAACTTATTCAATGAATCTTAGCGATTTGAGACGTTCTGAATTTCGTTGACAGCCGATTGCAGGGCTTCAAATTTATCGGCAAGCGACTTTGTGCCGTCGGCGGCCAGACTCATGGCATTCTGGACCGCAGCTACGATTCGCGAATCTATTGGAGCATCAGCGTCCGGGGCGGGCGCCGTGCGTGTGATCAGGGCGAGGAGGATCGTGGCCTCCTGCCGTTTGCGAGATTCTTCACTTTGTTGTTGAAACCGCCTGGATTCCAGTTCGGCTTTGATTGCCAATTGAAAATTGTCGTTTTCCCAGCGGGCGCGTTGTTGAATTTGGTGAAGCACAAAGAATAAGAGGCCCAACAGTGCGAGGAAGAATACCAACAGCACCGATCCGACGACAATTCCAATCGTCTCAAATTGGCTGCTGAACAAAAGATTGCCAGCAATTGCCACCCCAAGTCCGAAGGCAAAAGCGATGCCTGCTGGAACTAGCCACGGGTTCTTCTTCGAGTATTTCTCCAGTTTCTTCTTGATTGGTGCAATAGAATCGGGAATCGTCGTCGCTGCGATTGCACTTTCTTTGCTGGTGGCAACATTGACAGGAACTTCTGTTTTATTCTTCATTTCAGGATTCGATCAGAAAATCATGCTACAAACTAGCTAAAAAGCATCTCTCGAACAACTGGGCTTCGGGATTTAGCCAACGAATGAAGGAGAATCATGCATTGTCAGCCGCTAATTTCCGTGGCCGGCAATAACAGTGTGAGATTCGAGTGTGAGTGTGAGTGCCAGGGCAAAGTAGCGTTGCCAACCCTTACAACTTGTGCTGAGAGGGTTGGCATGAACAGTGTGAGATTTCGAGATTCGAGTGTGTGTGAATGCCGGGGCAAAATAGCGTTGCCAACCCTTACAACTTGTGCTGAGAGGGTTGGCAACGCGGAAAAAAGGGTTGGCGACGCGGTATTTTTTAGCGCAAATTGAAGGTGAAGACGCCGCCGTTGTCGAGGGTGACGGTGTAGGTTCCGTCGCCGTTAAATAGCAGGTCGGCTTTGCGGTCGAAGTCATCGCCATCTACGACGGTGCCAATGCAATGCGCCGTGCCCGTTCCGGAGGTGATCTGATGCGTGGTTTTATTCACGATCACGTCGGTAAATACCAAGTTGTTGGTATAGCTGAATTCCTTGGTGCGGTTGCGGACGGTGGTTGTGCCGGTGCCTACACGGATGGAGGTGCCATTCGTGGTGAATCCTGGACTGATACTATCCAAACCATTGATGATCCATTCGCCGGTGAAGGTGTTGGCGAAGTCAAAATTGGTGCCATCGAAGGTTGCCGAGCCGACATTGTCCAAGCTGATGCTGCTCGGTGTGCCGCTTGTGCAATTCACCAACCACGTCCATGTCCCGGTCCAAGTGTAGCGTCCTTGCGGTCCGGTGGCGGTGATCGTGGTGTCGCCGGTCAGTCCGCAGAATATAGAATTGTTGAGCAGGGCGGCTGTGCGGGCCGACGAACTGATGTCGGTTGCGGAACCGCCATCCAATTCGGAGACGGTGCCATCTACGGTTTCGGCGATGTCGTCGTCGCTCATGGTGGTGATTTTTTCGCGGTTACAGGCTGTTGTGAGCCAAAGGGATGGAATCAAAAGCCATGCGAGTGTCCAATTCGTTTTCATACGCGTAACGTTTTTATAGGGTAAAACTCTCTGAATGCTGATTGGACTGCGGGTTTTGAGGATGGTTTAATTGAGGGATGGATTTTTTTCCGAAAGGGATTTGGAACCGTATGCTGGGAAGATCAAGAAGGCGGGCTTGTTGGATCAAGCGTGTTTTTTCTGTGGCGCTGCGGCTAGCTTTTTGTTCTTCGTCTGACCCACGTGCGAGACAGTGTGCTTATGCCAAGCGTGTGCGTGTATGGGGTCCGTGTCTGTATGAGTGCTATGCCGCTGCGCTGCAGCTACCTTTTCGTTCGTCGCCTCACCCCCGACCCCTCTCCACGAATTTTCCTTGCGGAAAAGTCGCGGAGAGGGGGGCCAAGACAACAGTGTGAGATTCGAGTGTGAGAGTGAATGCCAGGGCGAAATAGCGATGCAAACCCAAACATCGCGTGGCGATAGAGTTGGCATTGACGGTGTGAGTTTGAGTTTGTCCCGATAGCTATCGGGAGCGCGTACGGAGGAAGCAACAGCGCTGCTGACCAAGTGCCGATACGGAGAAGGTTGCCTTGTGATGGCGTCCTGAGCGGGAGTTGACTGCCTTGAGACTGGATGGAAGTGGTGTTTTTTGAGGTTTTGAGCGGCTTTTTTCGAAGGTGTTTTTGCTCAGGTTTTCAGCGAGGTAGCGGGAGCCTTGGGCATTGGATTTGTATTGGAGTCGGATGTGCGGCTGCTATTCGGTTGGTGGAGAAAAGGGTTTCTTCTTGGTCTTTGCCAAATCGCTATCTTTGAGGGTAGGCAGCCGTGATTTACATTGAGATGGGCAAGTTGATTCGATTGGGACATTGGTATACTGTTTTGGGAACTTGCATCGTTGGGCTCAGCTGGGCTATGTTGGTTTGTTTACCGAATGGGCTATGGGCGCAGCGAAAGGCGGATTTTGGAATGGTGATGACATTCGAAGGAGTGCGTCCTGGGTTTCGGATTCAGGAAAAGGGTTATGCGCCAATGACCGATCATGCTTTTGGTGCTGAATTTTGGATGGAACGTTCGTCGCATCAACATTCGAGCCTTGCAATTGGCATGGGATTGACACGATTTCAGGTGCATTGGACATTTGATTCGATTCAACCGCATCCCAATATCGCTCCTTGTGGCAGGTATCCATGCGCTTCTTATGAACAGCGCCAAAGTTCAATGTTTTTGCATACACCGATGATGTTTAGATATCATTTTCAGGAGGCGAAACGCGGCCCCTACTGCGGAATTGGTGCGGATTTCGGGTTGTTTTTTGGAGGATCTTACCATCATGTTGCACGGACAGTGCAAGGGGAAATTCGTGACATCACAGGGCCGAATGTATTGCGCAGGCTAAGTTTGGCAGGGCAATTATTCCTGGGCTATCGTTTGCCGCTTCATGGCCGCAAAGCATTGTTTTGGGAATTGATTGCCAAGGCTTTTGCCATTCGGAAGACGTGGCCCTATTCGCATTTTTTTACAGCTGGAATTCGGATGGGGTGCTGGTTTTAGGAGCAGCATTTTCAGAATCATTCTGCGGGTTGAATTGTTTGCATCCCGTTTTGATTCGGTGCCACATGCAGATGAGCGGCGGTACCGACAACACGCTCCTTCAACAACAAATTGATTTGCAAGGAATGCATCTCAGCCATTGAATTTACCTCCGTTAAACTACAAATGCCCATGTTGCCAACCACCTCTTTATGGGGTGTTAACGGTTCTTCGTTCAAAGTTTATGCATTCGCTTGCCAATCCGCAGAGTAGGGAAATGGAACGCGATTGCAACGATCCTTAATGTTACAAAAACTGATGCCGATGCATCGGAAAAGCATTCACAGATAAGCACTACCTGGTCCGTTCAGCGCTAAAAACCCATCCTTTGGAATGCCGAAAAGTAGTGTATTCAGAAATAAAATGCACCTCGGATTTGCGGTCAATTGTATAGCGAATGACGTTGGTAATTACCTGGAATTGTTCGTCCACCCGTAGGTTATTTCAGGGGGCTGCAGGTCCCTCTATTAGGTTGTAAGAATGAAACTTTTTTTGACATTTCACGCAAAAAGGCAATGAAAAGATCTGTAAATTTGTTAAGATCTCTCGATAAAAAATTCAATTCTGCCCATGGAATCCCAGCCAAGTTCAAAATCGTCCGAGAATTCCGGTGGGACAGCTATTCCCAAGGGGGATAAACGGAGTTTGACCAAAGCTCAAAAGCGGAAACGCCTGCGACAGAATCTCCTCCTGTTCCTGGTTTCGACATGCGTTGCACTCTTTGTCGGGGAGCTTATCTTGCGTTGGGTCATTTTTCACGGAGGTGATAACTTTAAAAACTTTCAGAATCCCGGAGGCTATTATTACGAATGGGACGCAGATTACTGGTTGATGCAACATTGTATTGATTCAGCCAATCAACACCCGCAAGTCACGCACCCTTTTCTTGGATGGTCGGAAAATATCCATCCGGAATCTTTCATGCACCATGAAGCAAGGAACCTCAACAACCGTCGTCCCGTGTTGTTGTATGGTGATTCCTTCAGTGAATGCATTGATTCGGTGCAATGTTTTGAAGATATTTTGAATGCCGACTCTGTCTTCAATCAAGGAAATTACTTGCTGAACCATGGTGTGGGTGGGTATGGTGTCTGTCAAGCCTCGCTTCTTTGTCGCAAGACTGCACCGCATTACGAAAAACCCTTGGTCGTATTCGGATTGCTCACGACAGACCTCGACCGCACGATCCTGCCGGTGCGATCGGGGCAAAAGCCGTATTATGACATCGAGAATGGAAAATTGACGCTCAAGGGTTTGCCGGTCGAAAGCAGTGCAACGCAGTATTTTGAACAGCATCCGCCTGGCACCACGTCTTATCTGCTGCGACGGTACCTGCGCAGCCGCATCAACCTCGTTCCCTACCGCATCAAGACCTGGTACGATGGGAAGGATAAGGCCATCGAACAAATACAGGCTGTGAATGCCCTCTTGATCAAGGCTTTGGCAGCTGAACTACGGGCAAAAGAGATTGATTTCGTCTTTCTGGTCTTCCACTTCGAAGACGACATGATATCCCCCAATAGCGAAGACCGTTGGCGCGACGAGTTTCTGAAACGTACGCTTGCCGAGGACAAGATTCCCTACATCTGGTCCAACGGTATCATCCGTGAGCACCGCAAACAGCACCCTGAAAATACGCACGATGCCTACATCGTTCCGGGTAACGGTCATCCGACGTCATTGTACAACCGCTTGATCGCAGAGGAGATCAAACGGATTGCTTTGGAGCGTCCACTTGCAGCAGACTTCGTTGCCGACACTGTGAATGAGGAACTTTATGCCGTTCGCATCCGACATCGCGAGGCGGGGATCCGCAAAGACAGCACCTACATGGCAGCCATCGCAGCCAAAGCGCTCACCAATGGCGTATCACTCGACCGCCAAACCCACCTCGATGCCATTTATCTGGTGAATATGGAATTGGCCAAAGAGCACCCCTTCAAGCCCGATGGCGTATTCGACGGCAAATGGGTTGGTCAATAACCTCTCCCGTCTGCACAAATTCCGGAATTTGCTTTTGTCTTTCGGGGAAGACGATTGCATTTTCGGTTGTCTTTCCGGGGAATGGATTTTTCTGAGGAAGGGATTTGGATCGGCCTGTTGGGAAGATCAAGAAGGCGGGTTCGTTTGATCAAGTGTGTTTGATCTGTGGCGCTGCGCTGCAGCTGCCTTTTCGTTTGTCGCCTCACCCGGAGACCAGTGTGAGTGCGCGTGTGAGGGTGCCGGGCGAAGCGTTGGCACCGCGCGAGGGGGGTTTTAGTGTGAGATTCGAGTGTGAGTGGGAATGTGCCATGCTTGTGCTTTTTGGGTGTGCGTGTCCGTACACGTGATGTGGCGCTGCGCTTGCAGCTGCCTTTTCGTTTGTCGCCTCACCCCCGGCCCCTCTCCACGAATTTTCCTTGCGGAAAAGTCGCGGAGAGGGGGGCCATGGCGCGGGATTTTCGCAGAAAATCAGTTGTTCTGGCTACCTTCTACGACTTTGAATGAGTGATTGAGCGCTGCGATTGAGCCGGTTCAACGGCGGAGAAGGGCTGGCATTAACAGTGTGAGATTCGAGTGTGGGTGTGAATGCCAGGGCAAAGTAGCGTTGCCAACCCAAACACCGCGTGGCGATAGGGCCGGGTTTACAGTGCGAGATTCGAGTGTGCGTGTGAATGCCAGGGCAAAGTAGCGTTGCCAACCCTTACAACTTGTGCTGATAGGGTTGGCAACGCGGTTTTACAGCGGAGCGTTGCCAATCCTTACAACTTGTGCTGAGAGGGCCGGGTTTACAGTGCGAGATTCCAGTGTGCGTGTGAGTGCCAGGGCAAAGTAGCGTTGCCAACCCAAATACCGCGTGGCAATAGGGTGGCGGAAGCCGGCGTGT
The window above is part of the Bacteroidota bacterium genome. Proteins encoded here:
- a CDS encoding polysaccharide deacetylase family protein; translation: MNPNQIIRKYSQSAPYTGKDVFCVDWEEWFHIGGLENPYEDIGLWDSATPSVVGDTDILLDLLAEFGHKATFLCVGWVAEKHPDVVRKIAAAGHEIGCHGYYHKMLWTQTPEEFKEEISRTRKLLQNLSGQEVTTFRAPCFSMTQETFWAYPILAELGFKIDVSLVPAARDNGGVVGFERDPFLLQTESGDIVVFPVTVMNLAGKLTQFSGGGHLRALPSRLIDYGFKQNHQQGRPVMAYIHPREVNPDHPRVEGLSWKKRFTSYHGMKSVVPKLRRMMARHSFVTISECLNQNLEQNLQNHTAG